A stretch of Penaeus vannamei isolate JL-2024 chromosome 18, ASM4276789v1, whole genome shotgun sequence DNA encodes these proteins:
- the LOC113824462 gene encoding uncharacterized protein, giving the protein METLEADHYRNIVGRNVVWLRNVDDILAVVPTRTNLPDLLHRLNAVHPSIQFTTEEERDEQLPFLDTMIHRRPNGPVFSVYRKPTKKDDFIHYFSAHSKRTKEGVVIGFFLRALRICSPEFLEDEMKHVCNTFQHLHYPRSMLTHLRRKAEKIMSKPRGEDTQSRTQRITIPQSELTEHLQALMGHTFRIVTSSGKKIGDIVREKRSNHNRPLSQVYSIPCGGCAKVYIGETSRGLHERISQHRSALRRHDTRSAFVVHADTDGHLPKWSQASIIKQGLAPRQRKMVEAAFIHTTNNINTATGSHELAKVVAHLITDVT; this is encoded by the coding sequence atggaaaccctcgaggccgaccattaccgcaacatcgtgggaaggaacgtggtctggctccgcaacgtggacgacatcctcgctgtagtaccaactaggacgaacctgcctgatctcctccatagactcaatgcagtgcacccctccatccagttcaccacagaagaagagagggatgaacaactccctttcctggacaccatgatccacaggagacctaatggaccggtattttcagtatacagaaaacccacaaagaaagatgatttcattcactatttttctgcccatagtaagagaaccaaagaaggtgtggtcattggtttcttcctccgggccctcagaatatgcagccctgagttcttggaggatgagatgaaacacgtctgcaacaccttccaacacctccactatccccgctccatgctcacccacctccgacgcaaggccgagaagatcatgagcaagccgagaggtgaggacacacaaagtagaactcagaggataaccaTCCCCCaatcggaattgactgagcacctgcaggccctaaTGGGCCATACTTTCAGGATAgttacgtcttcaggcaagaagatcggagacatcgtgagagaaaagaggtcaaaccataacagacccctcagccaggtgtatagcataccttgtgggggctgtgctaaggtatacataggcgagacatcacgaggactgcacgaacgaatcagtcaacaccgcagcgctctccgacgccatgacacgagaagcgccttcgttgttcacgcagacaccgatggtcacctcccgaagtggtcccaggcctccatcataaagcaaggcctggccccacgacaaaggaagatggtagaagcggcgttcattcatacaactaacaacatcaacaccgctacggggagccatgaactagccaaggtcgtcgctcacctaattaccgacgtgacctga